One Pomacea canaliculata isolate SZHN2017 linkage group LG1, ASM307304v1, whole genome shotgun sequence genomic window, ATGCCTGGAACTCGAGTATATTGTGTTCAAACACCTGCGAACGAAAAATTAAGAAACCATAAATCAAACTCAATTTTAAAGAGCACTTCTTACAGTATTCTGCATCAAATCATTCACAAATTTGTTACCAATATGAGCAGTTTTGATAGCCTCCTGCCGGAGTTTCTCAGTTAAAAGAATCTGACGTGGTTCAGCATTGGGCTTGGACAGGGGTTTGTAATACAATGACCCATTGATAATGCAATAGGACTTGGCCTGATGCCGAAtctgctcctgctgctgcttgGCTAAGGAAGCTGGGAAGGTGCCATCGGTCAAAAACTGAATCAAGTCGCTATAGctattctcctcctcctcatcctggAAGATGAAGACAAGCTTGAAGTCAGTGTACAGGAGAATATGGGAagtaaaattatacataaaaataaaagtcgctaataaacaaatcagaaaaatcTATAGACGACCATTATTAAGTGTAATTCAACTTGAGATGTGAGTTTAATTGTGCACATTGTTAcaaaccttttttattttaaacatttggatagaaagaaaggagaaggtgGGTGGATGGCAAGTGATTTGCAGGGGGATGCATGGGTGTGAACATCTCATGATGACTGCTTGTCTCTGCTGTAACTGCATCATTGAGAgattatacatgtataaaccGTGATTGTTAGAGCTGAGGCCATTCACTTATTCCCTTTTGCTGTTATTTGAGGTTATTCATTTCTGCAGTAGACTTGCATTCTTCACTTTGTATGCAGTAAACAActaaatgcaaattaaaaaataggtATATTTTGATGAGTAGTACCATAAAATTGGAACCTGAATTATTGTCAGAACAATTCTTTTCTGTCAAGGCTTTTCTTTCTATGTTTCTATGTCTGTTGGTGTGTCAGAACTTGCTGAGGGTAGGAAGCATTCAGGATAAAGATTGTTGCCAGTGTTCTTTTATATTGGAGGTCTGGGTCTGACGGAGAGGGTTTCAAAGAGGATATTCAAATAGACTGTAATGCAAGATTTTGTTTAATGGGGGTGAGGGGGATATAATTTTAATACATCTTAATGTACATCTGTAGattaatcattttgttgtttgctgaATAATTCCtgatattatatttctttaaatcagCTTCTGATATATCTTCTCTAAAAGAAACTGcagagtgtgtggtgtgtgaaaCACCCTTATATTCTAATGttcatttacacatttttttttcaaccagcTTTATCCATTCAAGATGACAATTTGTATGGATATACTGAACAAACAACATTCTCTGCGCATTaatactttatatacatatttttatatttctttaaacagaTTAAACTGAGAATATGATCACTGTTGTGAAGCATTTACTGCCAATCAGTTGTACATAGACTGTAACAATTCCTCCAAGCAagaatgtaaaatttaatttctatttACCTCTGACATGTGAAAATCATTGTCATCAATATAAATGCCACCCAAAGACAGGACTTTTAACTTGCTTGAGGCGCGAAACGCTGCTTTGTTGCGCCGAGGGTTGTCACAGACACATTCTGGGCAGGCATGGATATAAGCATCCAAGTCAAGGCTCATGCCTTTCCAAAACATTCATGTCCAAAAGGTGTTTCAGCATTCTGACACGACCCACATGatcttctgtaaacaaaaactgaaaatactaAATGTTACGACTTACCTTAAAACTTGAGATGACTTGAGAGGTTTATGGATGAAACTTTTTAGGTTATGGCAAGATTACTTTGCATTAAGCCTTTTTCTTCTTAGATTTAGAAAGCACATTCAGTTTACTGCACTATCAATCATGCATGtcaagtacattttaaatgaactATTCTAAATTTCAatttgataaacaaaaacacatgcacTGTTATCAGTAACTGTACCTATGATTAAGACTGCCAATGCCCATGTTTATTAAGATAGATTATGCATGTTGAAGCATACACAGAGTGCTTTTTATCCAAAAACGTTAGTTAAGCAGACATTAAATTCCAGAAAGGGGATAACTTGTGATCATGTACTACTTGCAGCCTATGTAAAGATCTCGCTTAAAAAAgaatgtacataaaaacaacCACACGAAGTACTTAAAAGGATCACAAAACCTACAGATCTATTCACCTTTTCCAAGCCTGGTTTGGTTGTGTGAAGTAGGCATGAAGATTAAAAGAACCCAACCGTGGAGATTTCTTACAATATATTCCTAGTtcttaatgattttaaaattaagcattAATTcttaaaaggaaggaaagagtgTCTGTACCTCCTCTGACATGTGCCTTTCTCAAAAGACCAAATCGCGCCTTCTCCTTGGTGATGATAAGACGACCTGTAGCTTTCCCAACAAGACCATAAAGTTTTCCTTCCTTCAAGGCAAGGGTTTCTCCGAGCCGCCTAATGGCACGCTTAAAGTCGACGGTTACATGTGGAGGATAAGTTCCTTGCTCCTTGTAGCATTTGATTACTAAGTAGTAGGTATCCAAATCCAGCTGTTTattatatgataaaaaaaaatttaatgggaCTTTTACTTCCAGTCTTGACTATGTTgtaacatttcttctttttttggttttgcgGGACAGGAATTGGAGGAAGGAGgcacaaagaaatatacatacagaaaatcaaaattttaaattatattttgcaaTTTAAAATAGTGTATCTAGACAAAGTATAAGTAACATGTGAACTTGAATTCATTCTTCAAAGCAAATCAAAATTGAAACCCAAAGTTgttgcaagaatacaaaatagCATTACTTCCTAGTCTGTCCTGAATTTttgatataaatttttaatttcttttaatggaCTGTTCTAGATTAAAACTGTTAAGcatgattttatttatgaaattataAAGGGCTGCACTAAAATGACAACTCTGATCAACCACTGTCATTGTTGCCATTGCTGCCAGCATGCACTACCATACACATAGCATAGAATCTATAGTTTTAGCCTCTTTCCCAATAGAAGACACTGATGTTTATGAATGTTGCAAATAGCACATAATTACTTGTACACTTTAGTGAATCAGCATCCTGCAGTGCACCCATGCTGTTTATCTAAAACTAATTTTGAATTTGAGCTAGCTTTTATTTAAGCCTTTTATTTATGTAACCATTATCACATTTGCTATGTGCTTAACCTTTCATCAAATTCACATTCCCTGCTTTGccaggtaaagaaaaaaaatatacctgTTCAACCGAGTTAATCAAGCCATCAGATGGAGATTCTTTGCACTCGACAGCTACAGATGCTTTGGATCCCTCCACGCGCACTTTTGGAGGTCTACCTCGTTTGCGTTTTTCCGGCAGTGCTGAAGTATTTAAGACACGGCAATCATCTGACTGTGAAATAGGTTCTTCTTTCTTGACCTGCAGTTCAGCTCTGGCTTTGTATGTAAGAGTTCTTTTACGGTTAGAGGAGCGAGTAACCATTGTTGGAGCTGTCTTGACTTTACTTCTCACTGATGAGTTGCTTCCTGGTTCATATGTTGCATCTGTAACAAATCCCAAGGGTTAACAAACTTATGACTCACATCTGAGGATGCAAATAAATCATATAAATGTGGACAAAAGCAGgtaaacaaagattttaagaTGGCATgcagccagtttttttttaaacgtttaaAATGTGTTCAGTGCCTTGAGTTTTACCATGGTCTTCTTCGTCACCAAAATCACTGGCATCCTCAAAGTCATCTTCTGTGGCCCcatcataaacaatattttcagcactttctttcttgttagccacttcttctgtctctccccTTTTCTTGCTGTTTGGCAGATGGCTGATTCTAATGATAGCAGAATCATCAAAGGTTACCATATCATCTCCTGAGACAGGTAAAGCCTCTAGTTTTACTGTGGGGAGGAGGTCAAGATTTAAGTCAGATACTTGTGAAGACTGCAGAGCTGCAGAGGTTCTGAGACCCCCATAGGCTGCCATTAGAAGTTCCACAGTTTGTCTCTCTTGGTCTTCGCTCAGCTGTACTTCTGAGGCACAAGAGCCAACCTCTTTGTGGCTCAGTTTATCTGGAAACCGTGGTTCCCTAGATTTAAATGAGAACTCTCATTATCATTGATTCCAACTAAGACTAAGCCAAAGattaatcattgttaatgttTGGAAATACATGCAATAGAATGGAACTGCTCTCTCGTTACAGAATATCcttaattaaaattactttctcTAAAAATTCTGAGCTctgtaacatttttatcaattcctggaaaacaaattaaataccTTATCGttaaagaaagacattttataatttataacaaTAAGTTACCTGCCAAATGTCACAAAAGCTGGAGTATAATCAACTTCAGGTGAAAGAGATGTGCGAAGTGGCATTAAGAATACCTCAAGGCATTTGTCCCACATCTTTGGATAAGACTTGACAAAACGATCCAAACTTTTCTCCACTCTTTTCCAACGTTCATCTaccacaaacaaataattctaCAACTAAAAGAGTATTTACAGATATTTCTCAGATTAAAAGTAGTCTTCAATTTCTTTGATCTTTAAAGTCAGTGATTTTTTGATGATGCCTAGGTTTCCTCTAGCCTTTGTGTGTTCTACATTGTATTTTGTGTGGAgatgtaaagcactttgagcctggtTTCAGGGATATAGTATCATATATTCACTGTTACAGTATTTACAATATTGACTTTTTAGAATCCACATCTGCTGCAATTTTCCAATAagaataaattttgttctttcacCGTTATCATGCAATATGAGATAACATTAAGAGTTTTGAACTAGGTTACAAATTTAATCTTTATGGTTAAAAAAAGTGTACACATCATAAAGGGTAATGTAATGCAATCAGATTACTTGGACATATAAGTTTGATGCACAGACTGAGAGAACATATCCACAGTCTGCTTGTCTGTATTACACTCTTTAACACTTTTCTTTatgatttcattaaaaaaaaatattcaggtcTCCAACTACTTAAATCAGTTTCATGACCAGCCAGAACACTTACTAAACACACCCCATCATTCCAGCAGATATATAGAATCAATATAAtgaatgttatatttatttaaatactgCCAGTAAATGTGTAAGTGACATCAAAGAACTGCTTAAAAATTACAGAATGTGAGAGCCCCAAAAATAATGACCTCTAAAAACACAGCAAACCCACTGCTTCACTTCTATAAGGATTGTCTCTGGCATCTTTGTTTAATATAAACCTACCAGCAGAGTTTGCtatttgtgaaagaaatgttgGAGAGATGCTAGCCAATTCAAGATCCTGCATATTAATGTAAAGATATATATCCTTTGTAGTCCGATTCTGTTGCAAGCACACCTTGTCCATGACACCAtatctgaaaacatttaaacaatgtTACAATAAACAGAATGATAGGTACTCTTAACACTGCCTTTTCTTCTGTGCCATTATTCCATGTgaatattaacatattttctacCTTTTCCACAGGTATTAATTTTGCATGACAGCAACAGTCCATGCTATGCCCCAAATATTCACAAAGCCTTTATTTAGGATATTTACCAATGATTTGCACATTATGTTTTAGCACTGTGCATACTTGACAAGCAAAAGTGtcagcaaacacaaacacaaattctGTAACAAATGTTGtccaacattttctgcaaactgTTCTTGATTTTGGATGGGTCTGCTCTTGAAAATACGTACACACTTTAGGAGAAAATCAGATCCATACAACTATAAATTTAGCCAAATTATTCTGTGATATCTTTAATATACCTCCACTACCTGCATATGAGATTGAGTATGAAATGTGTGAGCGTAGCTGAAGAAATCGTCTCAATCACGGTGGCCTCAGGAAACTGGGAAAAACTGTCCAGAGCAACAGCCACATAAACCTGCTTCCTTCCAGTAGCATAGGGTCCAAATACCTGGATCTCAACCTGGATAAAAAAAGGTGATGATGCAAGTTACAAACCCAAATTTTATGATTACCACActttttacaaattaattttaataagaagactCTAACATGTTATCAGAAGAATACCACCTTcagcaaacaaaatgattaTTCAAATAAACTGTTTGCTTTGATTCTTTGAAATTTAATTCTGTTGCAAACATCCACTAAATAAATCTCTTGTCTTTCTGGcattttattactttctgcTTTTATAGTTTCAGTCTTATCAAAGAATCAATAATGATTAAGTAATTAAGATAAGCTGTACAGCAACAAATTGCATATAAATTTActtatcaaaaagaaaaaattacagctaatgtgaaaatattacaatatttattgaagaaataaacattaatttcaagATACCTTTTGCCAGAAGTGATTTGTGGTCTCCggtgacacaaacaaaacatccatTTCAGTTGTCATCTCCTGTTCTTCTCCCAATTGATTGTCATAGCTCCCATGTTTGGCAAAGTGACCCATGGCGGCACTAGGTCCCCGCACACCACGTGAGAGACAGTCAGTACACTTGTGGAGAATTTTGCGCACCAAATTAATGATACCCACCCAATAGTATTCTGAAGATAAACGCTCTACAGTTTTCTCCATACCATAGTGTGTACCTGTGGAAATAGTTccaaatatttatgttatatttAGATATTGTAAAATGTGATCATTAACATGAAAGTTTTCCTTATTAAAACTATGTATAAATAACCTAATGTTAGCTAGTCAGTACTTCTGgctatctcttttttttctattttgtactcagcaaataaattatttaaagttaatCTCTCAATATTATATAGTAACTGCATGGATATTCCATtgcataaataatttaaatctgTGTAGATATTGTGAATAGACAAGTTTTAGTAACTGTTTTATTCACACAAAGTTAGGCATAGGGAATGAGTTTTCAATTCTGAAACTTCAATACCGCTTTGGAGGGATCGAGACACATTAGTGTTTGTATCGTTTTTAACTTTCATAAACAACTGACATACATAACCAGTAAAATCTCCTGACTGAATTCCATTTAAAATTCACACACGGTCCTgtaacaatgttttatttacaatttattgcaACATACTTTTAAGGATTTGTAATGAAATAAACTAAGGGGAACATTTATTTTGGGGGGGACCACAAATTCGGCCAAGATAGCACATCAGTGCGCGACCGGTGTAACCCAGCTTTGACCTACCGTCATCCCCAATGTGGCACTTCATTACTGCTTCATGCTTTTCTTCGTCTGTGCAGCAGCACTTTCTGAGAATCTGTGTATGATCTGATTCATTTTCtggagtttttgttgtttcttcgtCACCCTGAATGTTTATGGATCGTTTTGGACGTCCACCAGTATAATAAAGCTGTCCATCTATAACTTCAAAGGTCTTAGACCGCTTGCGCACCGCTCGGCGATCCACTTTTTTACAGTCTTTAGGAAATGTGCCATACTGTAAATACTGACgaacaatatttaaattgttaCGAGTTTTGCATTCGTTAAAGACCTGCGCTGACATTATTTGTGTAAACGCCGCGGGGAATGTTACAGTTGTTTAAGTAGGTGTCGATGCAACAAAGGCCACCATATTGCAAGGACCCGGATAAGAAGCGCTAACTGGGGTTATACAAATTTGTCCCGGAATAGTCAGAAGGACGAGTACGAAAACCTGGGAAAGACGTTGCCTTTATCTTAAACTACAGAACCAACTTAGAGATATGAAATGTGATTATATCAATTTCTCATTCATCTCTTGCGATTAATGACAGGCGAAACTGTTCTATTCATCGTCAAAAATGTTTTCCGCTTCCTTCACTTCCTCAGACACTGAGACACGTCCGTTGTAATGGTAGTCCTCGGTTGTGTGCAAAGGTGAGAGTCTTTTTACTGAGTTTTTGAACTGGGCAAATAGGAAACAACCATGTTATCTatatttttaactatttttctttttaaatcccAGTGCAGTTACGGAGTTTcctaaataaacaataattcggcgtttttcttcataaaaaagAGCATATTATAGTTTATGTCTCAGAATGTCCATAATCCTTTGAGGACCACGATCTCTGTTGCCCGGCTACTGACCCTAATAGTTTAACAATAACTAATCAACATTGTAATAATGAGTGGTACAACGCTTCTTGAGCTGTATATAGTCGGTTACTTTATTTTGCCCAACCAAGTTGAGGGTGGCCCCCATTGATGCAGCGTCCCGACATGGTTACAACCTGGCAGCAAGTGATGACTTCTCAGGATTCAAGGGACAAGGAAACCTTATTGCTAATGTTTAAATGCGCGCTTCTTACTCAGCTTCGAAGACCAGCATTTGTAGTCTTCAAAGATCCCCAGTGACGTCCTTTTGGAGTTATCTATTTCCTAGCTCACAGATCAAAAGCCAATGGTTGCTAGGTTGTCATCGGTCCCTGAGCCAGCAGCGAGGGCTGAGAGCAAGAATTGACAAGCACATAGACACTTTCCTAACTCGATGCATCACACATCTCATAAGCGCATGTATATGTatcacaaatgtttaaaaaaattactttcactgtaaaatatttttcaggtattCTGCATTACTTTGTCCTTACACTCGCATACAGCAGTACATAAAAAACTAGTGAACATATTGTGTTAACATATCACGACTTTATTTCTAAATATCAGTACCAccaaaacaattataaaataactAACATGCATGAAAAGTAAAGTGTTCACGAAGTGGCTATGGAGCATTTAGTGAAAATCATGCTTGCATAGCTTTACACTTAAAAACACTTTTGCAAGCTCAAGAATGACATGCTCGAACAACACTGCTGTTTGGTCTGCAGATGTCTAAAAAGCAGGACACAAAGttattacatttgtttaaaaagctTATTGACTATTTAGAACAGGTACAATGGTAAATTTTCAGAACTGAAGATATTGTACAATGAACCAAAGCAGACTATATTTTTTTGGAACCCCTTCAAAGCTGTTTGTGCAATACctcacacaaaaatacaaaaccaaGTGGGTACacactaaatttaaaaataatcacttttaTGTATTGAAAAGACTGATGAAAGAATAGGGGATAGAAAAGCAAAGTCTACAACCATGACTAAAAGGAAAGGTACATGTTAAAGGATCCCATAGCCTGGTGACTGAACATTAGTGATCCACATCTCGGGCACTAACAATCTGTCCATGATACTTCCCCTTTCACTACAAACTATTAAAGGTAAGACAAAGAAACACCCTGAAAATAGAAATCAAACATCTGAAATGTTGGAAAACAGCAAGTTAGACAATGAAGTTTGATCATTCATATCCCTGatagagaaaaa contains:
- the LOC112560566 gene encoding LOW QUALITY PROTEIN: uncharacterized protein LOC112560566 (The sequence of the model RefSeq protein was modified relative to this genomic sequence to represent the inferred CDS: inserted 1 base in 1 codon; deleted 1 base in 1 codon), coding for MSAQVFNECKTRNNLNIVRQYLQYGTFPKDCKKVDRRAVRKRSKTFEVIDGQLYYTGGRPKRSINIQGDEETTKTPENESDHTQILRKCCCTDEEKHEAVMKCHIGDDGTHYGMEKTVERLSSEYYWVGIINLVRKILHKCTDCLSRGVRGPSAAMGHFAKHGSYDNQLGEEQEMTTEMDVLFVSPETTNHFWQKVEIQVFGPYATGRKQVYVAVALDSFSQFPEATVIETISSATLTHFILNLICRYGVMDKVCLQQNRTTKDIYLYINMQDLELASISPTFLSQIANSADERWKRVEKSLDRFVKSYPKMWDKCLEVFLMPLRTSLSPEVDYTPAFVTFGREPRFPDKLSHKEVGSCASEVQLSEDQERQTVELLMAAYGGLRTSAALQSSQVSDLNLDLLPTVKLEALPVSGDDMVTFDDSAIIRISHLPNSKKRGETEEVANKKESAENIVYDGATEDDFEDASDFGDEEDHGKTQDATYEPGSNSSVRSKVKTAPTMVTRSSNRKRTLTYKARAELQVKKEEPISQSDDCRVLNTSALPEKRKRGRPPKVRVEGSKASVAVECKESPSDGLINSVEQLDLDTYYLVIKCYKEQGTYPPHVTVDFKRAIRRLGETLALKEGKLYGLVGKATGRLIITKEKARFGLLRKAHVRGGMSLDLDAYIHACPECVCDNPRRNKAAFRASSKLKVLSLGGIYIDDNDFHMSEDEEEENSYSDLIQFLTDGTFPASLAKQQQEQIRHQAKSYCIINGSLYYKPLSKPNAEPRQILLTEKLRQEAIKTAHIEEENHLSQQDTQAKLRRNFFWCGMTYDVLLYMGTCCMADSVAVAPVKHRNPLIQERVEKFCRYFRQGIPECVYSKIVSNSGKENQQTEMTDNSGEPLDDPKNIGRANSKTDKSPQNREEVCVTTEPPASSASKREDETVGKAVAAIVDKMGGLQNKKDKGKDRTEKTQASPASSWNSTAAAAAAFSQVSNRKAKTRHKCDHCGRNVKGDVAFKIHLYKHTGIKPFSCNICSKSFSNRKSQRIHMRKHTGIRPYLCNQCGRDFFRSASLRYHLKAHATGRGTPVSCDTCGRTFTTXHRLNRHKEFKHPTMPKVFMCNQCGKMFTAARSLKRHEQTHTGIRKYQCQYCSKSFFRKEYLNSHLTSHAEWNPETEKIKPKKRTPKPQQQQQQQQQQQKDQVSVTTVIMSTGTDDTAPQHCALDRCWSQQATSRLSEHTVSSLDSFQTPNHAGAQAITTAHILTHTPTRAAIHLPVGGSVSQHLQAVHHNIHPPHAARIMSVASAHGPVSVTVSADGQPIQLVHSAHGQEILLQHEPVQYEVECLTGDPSALTEADLNAIHMLAQASLTGQSMIH